Genomic DNA from Rhodoferax mekongensis:
AAAAACACGTTTTTGCGTACCTAACGCGAGGTGCCGGGTGGCAGGTGGCTATAGACAACATGTTGTTGTTTTTGGCCACCCGATGTGCTTACTCCGGCGCAGGATGTCGTTCCCGTGATGGGATGTGGTCTGCCGGTTGACCGGTGTTGTCTGGAGTAACGAAGAATGAATCGTCAGGTTGTGAAAGCTTTAGTGGGTGGTTGGTTGTTGGCCGCAGGTCTGGCCTATGCCCAGGATGTGGTGCGTATCGGCACCCTGTCTGACTACCCTCCCTTTGAATACAAGGATGCGTCCGGCCAGCTCAAGGGCATGGAAATCGAGTTGGGCAACGCGATGTGCAAGCACATGCAAGCCAAATGCGAATACGTGACCATGGACTTTGATGCCCTGATCCCTGCACTCAAAGCCAAAAAGATCGATGCCGTGCTGGCCCAGATGTCCATCACCGATGAGCGCAAGAAAGTGGTGGACTTCACCGACCTGTTCACCCTGGCACCGGTGCAATACGTGGCCAAGGTAGGCTCCGGCATCAACGAAGACCCGGCCACCCTGCGCGGCAAGATAGTGGGCGTGTACAGCGGCTCCAATAGCGAGACTTACTTCAAGAAGCGCCTGCCCAAGGCAAAGTCCGGCATTGCCACCAAGTCCTACCCCAACCAGGACGCGATCTGGTTGGACCTGGAAGCCGGCCGCCTGAACACCACCTTGACCGACACCACTGTGGCCTACGAGTGGCTGCAAAAAACCGGCAAGGCCAAGGGCTTCGACTTCGCCGGCAAGCCGGTGAACGATGTGGAAATTTTCGGCGAAGGCACCGGCATCGCCGTGCGCAAGGGCGACGCCCTGAAGGCCCGCTTCAACGCCGCCATCAAGAAGGTGCTGACCGACGGCACCTTTGCGGCCGAGAACAAAAAGGTGTTTCCGTTTAGCATTGCTCCCGCTAGCAAGTAACTGACAGGCCGCCACCGCCCCGAGCGGGTGGTGGCCGCGCTTTCCCGGAGTCGAGATGGATGTTTTGCAGGCCTACACGGGCCAGCTGCTGCAAGGTGCGCTGATGACCGTGCAACTGGCCTGCGCCGCCTTGGTCTGCGGGCTGGTGTTGGGCTTGGTGCTGGCGGCTTGCCAGCTCAGCCGCCACACCTGGCTGCGTCGTCCGGTGGCGGTGCTCACCGGCGTGCTGCGCGGGGTGCCCGAGTTTCTGGTGGTGCTGGTGTGCTACTTCGGGCTGTCCAACCTCATCAACAACCACTTTGACAGTGCGTTTGACATCAGCCCGTTTTTTGCGGGCGTGGTGTCTTTGGCGCTGGTGATGGGGGCCTATGCCTCTGAGGTGTTTCGCGGCAGTTTTGTGGCGCTGGAGCGCGGGCAGCTGGAAGCCGCCCGCTCGCTGGGCCTGAGCCCGGTGCAAACCTTCTTTCTGGTGCGCTTGCCACAGGCTTGGCGCATCGCCATTCCCAGTCTGGGCAACCTCTGGCAATCCCTGCTCAAAGACACCTCGCTGGTGTCGGTGGTGGGCCTGGAAGACTTGCTGAAAAAGTCCAACATGGCGGCGCAGGCTTCGCATCAGCCGTTCCTGTTTTTGATGGCGGCAGCCGTGATGTATTTCTGCCTGCTGGCGCTGTCTGACCCGCTGGTCTCCGCACTGGAGCGGCGTGCGCAGCGCCCTTATCAGGCCCACCGCAGCTAGCCATGGACGCCTGGTTCACCGACATCCTCGTCCTGCTGCAGGACAACCGCGCCGAGCTGTGGGAAGGCTTGATTGTTACCCTGCAGCTGTGGGCGGCTTCCGGAGCCGCCGGTTTGGTGCTGGCGCTGGGCTTGGCTCTCGGCGCGACGCATGGCGGGCCGGTGCTGAAGCGGCTGGTGCGTGTGTACAGTGCGGCCTTTCGCGGCACGCCGCTGCTGGTGCAAATGTTCCTGCTCTATTACGGGCTCAGCCAGTTTGAATGGGTGAGGGCGTCTGCTGCGTGGGTGGTGCTGGAGGATGCGTTTTACTGCGGGCTCATCGCCTTGACGCTCAATATAGCTGCCTACATGGCCGAAGACATTCGCGCCGGCCTACTTGCCGTTCCCTTGGGGCAGCAGGAGGCGGCCCGCGCCTTCGGCATGCCGGGCGGCACGCTCTTGCGCCGCATCGTGCTACCGCAGGCATTGCGCATCGCCACTCCCGCTTTGGGGAACGAGGTGGTGTCCTTGCTCAAAGCCACGGCGCTGGTAAGCACCATCACCGTGTTTGACCTGACCGGTGTGGCCCGTCGCCTGTCCACCGAGTCGTACACCACGGATGCGCTGGTGCTGGCTGGCGTGGTCTATGGCGTG
This window encodes:
- a CDS encoding ABC transporter permease, which encodes MDVLQAYTGQLLQGALMTVQLACAALVCGLVLGLVLAACQLSRHTWLRRPVAVLTGVLRGVPEFLVVLVCYFGLSNLINNHFDSAFDISPFFAGVVSLALVMGAYASEVFRGSFVALERGQLEAARSLGLSPVQTFFLVRLPQAWRIAIPSLGNLWQSLLKDTSLVSVVGLEDLLKKSNMAAQASHQPFLFLMAAAVMYFCLLALSDPLVSALERRAQRPYQAHRS
- a CDS encoding ABC transporter permease is translated as MDAWFTDILVLLQDNRAELWEGLIVTLQLWAASGAAGLVLALGLALGATHGGPVLKRLVRVYSAAFRGTPLLVQMFLLYYGLSQFEWVRASAAWVVLEDAFYCGLIALTLNIAAYMAEDIRAGLLAVPLGQQEAARAFGMPGGTLLRRIVLPQALRIATPALGNEVVSLLKATALVSTITVFDLTGVARRLSTESYTTDALVLAGVVYGVLTLLISAGVHFLERRRKSHAA
- a CDS encoding transporter substrate-binding domain-containing protein codes for the protein MNRQVVKALVGGWLLAAGLAYAQDVVRIGTLSDYPPFEYKDASGQLKGMEIELGNAMCKHMQAKCEYVTMDFDALIPALKAKKIDAVLAQMSITDERKKVVDFTDLFTLAPVQYVAKVGSGINEDPATLRGKIVGVYSGSNSETYFKKRLPKAKSGIATKSYPNQDAIWLDLEAGRLNTTLTDTTVAYEWLQKTGKAKGFDFAGKPVNDVEIFGEGTGIAVRKGDALKARFNAAIKKVLTDGTFAAENKKVFPFSIAPASK